From one Burkholderia latens genomic stretch:
- a CDS encoding MFS transporter, protein MTDSSAQRGRTTDFLPYLVAATFFMEYLDTTVIATALPQMARSFGVGPNALSLGMTAYMLALAVFIPISGWVADRYGSRTVFATAIVVFTGASVLCGLSEGVMTFTAARLLQGVGGAMMVPVGRMIVVRSTDKAKLMRAIATITWPGIVAPVVGPPVGGFITTYASWRWIFLLNVPFGIAALVCTWLIVRNTRADERRPLDWGGFVLAGGALTCLLLGTEAAGQQDVDFARAGMLVGASMLFGIAAWIHARRCAHPLLDFTTLNVPTFSVTVITGSLTRIAINAVPYLLPLLFQIGFGLSPFQSGLLLLASALGNLGMKAGTSWILDRFGFRRVALVDVTIVGLFTIACGWLTASTPLAITLFVVFVYGLTRSMQFTTLATLAYADIPAQQTSAASTLWSAAQQMTIGMGIAFGALSLRLAALVRGDVAGMHYVLDDFRWAFVAAGALALATLPGYARLASDAGDRLRANIARG, encoded by the coding sequence GCGCGCTCGTTCGGCGTCGGACCGAACGCGCTCAGTCTCGGGATGACGGCCTACATGCTCGCGCTCGCGGTCTTCATCCCGATCAGCGGCTGGGTCGCAGATCGCTATGGGTCGAGGACGGTCTTCGCGACCGCCATCGTGGTCTTCACCGGCGCGTCGGTGTTGTGCGGCCTCTCCGAAGGCGTGATGACGTTCACGGCCGCACGCCTGCTCCAAGGCGTCGGCGGGGCGATGATGGTGCCGGTCGGACGGATGATCGTCGTGCGCAGCACCGACAAGGCAAAGCTGATGCGCGCGATCGCGACGATCACGTGGCCGGGCATCGTCGCACCGGTCGTCGGACCGCCGGTCGGCGGTTTCATCACGACCTACGCGTCATGGCGATGGATCTTCCTGTTGAACGTCCCGTTCGGTATTGCCGCACTCGTCTGCACGTGGCTGATCGTGCGCAACACGCGGGCCGACGAGCGGCGGCCGCTCGACTGGGGCGGCTTCGTGCTGGCCGGTGGGGCGCTGACGTGTCTGCTGCTCGGTACCGAAGCGGCCGGCCAGCAGGACGTCGACTTCGCGCGCGCCGGCATGTTGGTCGGCGCCAGCATGCTGTTCGGCATCGCCGCGTGGATCCACGCGCGCCGCTGCGCGCATCCGCTACTCGACTTCACGACACTGAACGTGCCGACGTTCTCGGTGACCGTGATCACCGGCTCGCTCACGCGGATCGCGATCAACGCGGTGCCGTATCTGCTGCCGCTGCTGTTCCAAATCGGCTTCGGGCTGTCGCCGTTCCAGTCGGGGCTGCTGCTGCTCGCGAGTGCGTTGGGCAACCTCGGAATGAAAGCCGGGACGTCGTGGATCCTCGACCGCTTCGGCTTCCGCCGCGTGGCGCTCGTCGACGTGACTATCGTCGGGCTCTTTACGATCGCATGCGGCTGGTTGACTGCTTCGACGCCACTCGCGATCACGCTGTTCGTCGTTTTCGTGTACGGGCTCACGAGGTCGATGCAGTTCACGACGCTCGCGACGTTGGCGTATGCGGATATTCCCGCCCAGCAGACGAGCGCGGCCAGCACGTTATGGAGTGCCGCGCAGCAGATGACGATCGGGATGGGAATCGCATTCGGCGCGTTGTCGTTGCGGCTCGCGGCATTGGTGCGCGGCGACGTCGCCGGCATGCACTACGTCCTAGACGATTTCCGCTGGGCGTTCGTCGCGGCAGGCGCGCTTGCGCTGGCGACATTGCCCGGCTATGCGCGATTGGCCTCCGATGCGGGTGACCGCTTGCGGGCGAATATCGCACGAGGATAG